The genome window ATCGCTCGCGAGGTGGCGGCCTCGATCCCCTTCACCGGGCCGTCGGAGGTCGAGTACGAGTCGAGTTGCTGCAGCGGGTCGCCCGGGTTCGATCCGGTCCGCTGGGTCGCCGAGAAGGAGTAGATCGTCCCGGAGGTGTTGCCGACGAGGAGGAGCCAGACCGGCCCCCGCTGGACCAGCTCGGGCTGCGCGTCGATGTCGCCGATCCCCGTCACGGTCGAGTAGGGCGAGGAGGTGAACTGGGCCATCGTTCCGTCCGTGTCGACCTCGAGCACCACGAGCGACTCTCCGCCGTCCGCCCGCACCGGAACGTACACGAGGTTGTTGCCGGAGGAGATGGGCGGATCGTAGAGGATGCGGGCCGGCGCGTTCGCGATGCCGAGACCGCCCGCGCCGCCGTCGTAGCTGTCGTAGAGGGTCGACAGGTCGGTCGAGTACATCATCACCTTGTTGTTCGTCGAAGCGCACCTCGTGGCCACGATCACCACGTCGTCCTGCTCGTTCGAGTTCGAGTCGACGGCGTTCAGCATGACGACCGGGCCCGCCTGGAGGATCCCCGAAGAGCAGCCGGCGTCGCCGACCACGTCGCGCGTGTCGGGAGACGCGGAGCTGTCCGACAGGTCGTAGCGGTACAGGGCGCCGTCCTGGGCGCTCAGGTAGGCGCGGTAGTCCGCCGGATTCCCCGTGCCGTAGTTGAGGTCGCCCACCGACGGGCGCGCCTGGACCGTCCCGCTGAGGGTCGGCGGCGTCCAGGAACCGCGCGTCCCGTCGGCCTCGGCCATCTTGTGCAGGAGCCGGTCGTTCCCGGTGGAGACGAGGGCGACCTCCGGAATCGCCCCCACGGGCGCCAGGGTGGTCGATCGCGTCGTGTAGGCCCACTTGACCACCGTTCCCGCCCGCGGGATTCCGCGCGTCGTGGTGCCGGTGGAGTAGTTCGCGTTACCGTCGAAGGCGAAGGCCTCGTAGTAGTACGTGATGTCGTTGACGACGGTCACGTCGGTGCAGCCCCCGTCTCCTGCGGTGGTCTTGCAGACCACTTCGTTCCCGACGCCGATCACGTCGCCGACGTTGTAGGTGGTGCCGTCGACCGGATCCGCGTCCACGGCCGAGTTCGCCTTCCGGAGGACGAGCACGCCCGCCAGGTCGGTGTCGCTCGGCTCGACCCACTCGAGGGTCACCTGGAGGTCACCCGAGGCCGAGGTCAGCTTGGTCACCGGCCCGGGCGCGGTCTGGTCGCTGGGCGAGAACTCGAACTGCGACCCGGCGGTCGCGCCGCGGGAGTCCGGATCGCCGGAGGCCTTGTACCACAGCCCCGCGCTTCCGTTGGAGTTCTCCGTCCCGACGAGCTGCGGCTTGGAGGAGCCGCCGGCTCCGGTCTCCTGCTCGATCTCGATCCAGACGTTGTCGTTGTCGAGGTCGAGCGCGAGCTGGACGGTCACGGTCACGCTGCCGGAGTAGTCGGGAACCTGGTCCCACTGCACCACGAGGCAGTTGAACGAGGGGCTCCCGCAGGTCGTCTGCTCGTAGTAGACGGCGCCTCCTGCGGAGGGGTCGAGGTCGTCCCCGTAGGCGTAGATCGCGTTGTTCGGAGAGCTCGACGTGGGGATCGACAGCGCGCTCACCTCGTTCGTGTATCCCGTCCCGAAGGAGACGTAGCCGTTGGACCCGACGTAGACGCTCTGGTAGGTCGTTCCGTACCAGGCGAAATCGAGCCCGCCGGTGATGTCGGCCAGGAACCAGCAGTCGTCCCCGGAACATCCCTTCGGCCGCCACGCGTTGCCGGCGGTGCCGATCTGGGTCGCCGACGCATCCCCCGAGATGTCGGGGATCACGTCGGCCGTCCCCGGTTGCGTGCAGGAGTAGCCGCCCCCGTCGGTCTCGTTGCCGGTGCACGTCGTGTCGGTGGCGAGCGTCGGGACCGCCGCCAGCAGGACAGCGGCGGCGAGTCCTGCGGCGAGGCACGGGACGCCACGCTGGACACGCTCCGTCAGCGCAAAGCCGCTCATCGTCTCTCCTCCGGGACCTCCCCGCTTCGGCGGTGCGCCGCGTCCCGCTCCGCACCCGCCGGCCCCTCCGGGTCCGGCCGGGACGGCATGGATGCGGGAACGAGGAGCTCTCGCCGGCTCAGGTCGTCGAAGAACTGGAACACGGAATCGCGGAACGCCGGGATCTCTTCGGGGGGGACGGCGAGGCGCCGGCCGGCCTCGGCGGCGATCTCCTCCTCGCGGCGCCGCCCGTCGACGAGGGTCCAAAGGAGGGTGCCGGTGTCGTTGAGTCCGAGAACGCGGCGGCCCTCGTAGTGCAGGACCACCGCCTTCCCTCCCAACACCTGCTCCGCGAGCCGCGGGTTCCGCCGCCAGACCCGCCCGCCGCGGGCCGGGCGGCCGCTCACCGGCTGCGCCACGCGATCCTCCGCACCCGAAGTCCGCGGGCCGGCCCGCCGCGACCGTCGCCGCGGGCCGGCCGTCCTAGCTCCAATCTAGGCCCCGGGACACCGCCGGCAAGCGGAAGCCCCGAACGCTGACGGTCACCAGGGCAAGGTACCGAACCGAGGGGCCCCGCGTAAAGGGGAGGCGGCCCGCCGCCGGGGTGCGCGCGGCCCCGACTTGATCCCGGCCGGCCGCTCCTGAGAAACTTTGGTCAGGCCGATATTTAGCGAAGCGGCCCCCCGGGGGTCGCGGGCGGAGGTTCGGTGGGTCGTCCCCAAAGGCCGATCGCGGTGCACGTGGTCACCCGCCTCGTGCTCGGCGGCCCCACGCGGCCCGTCCTCGCAGGGCTCGAGCGGCTGGCCCGGCGCGGGTTCAGGACGGTGCTCGTCACCGGCGTGGCCTCCTCCCATGAGATCGAGGCGCGGGAGATTCTGGAGGACTACCCCGATCTCCCGGTTCTCCGCCTGCGCTGCCTCGTCAGAAACCCCGCCCCGCACCGCGACGCCCGCGCCCTCGGGACCTTGGCGGCGGCCGTCCGGCGGCTGCAGCCCGCGGTGGTCCACACCCACACGGCGAAGGCCGGCTGCCTGGGGCGGCTGGCGGCGGCGACGGGCCGGCGACGGCCCCGCGTCGTGCACACCTACCACGGGCACTCGATGACCAGGGCGGCGGCGGGCGCGCTCGGCCCGTGCTGGAGGATCCTCGAGCGGCTGCTCGCGGCGCGTACGGACCTCATCCTGGCGTTGTCTCAGGGGCAGCGCGCCGAACTGGCGCGGCTGCTCGGCCCGCGGGCCGCGGCGCGGATGGCGGTGCTGCCGCTGGGCTGCGAGCTGGACGGCGGCGGAGCCGGGAGCGTTCCCCGGGTGAGCGAGCTCCGGCCCCCTGGAGGGCGCCTGCTGGCGTTCCTCGGTCGGGGGGTACCCGTCAAGGGGCTCGACCGCCTGGCCCGCGCGCACGCCCGCGCGGCCGCCCGCTGGCCCCGCTTGCTCGACGCGCTCCGCATCCTGGTCGCGGGCCCGGTGGAGCCCGGTGTCGAGCGGGAGGTCCGCCGGGTCCTGGCCGCGGGCGGAATCGGGGAGCGCTGGCGCTTCGTCGGACCGGTCGTCCGGCCCGTTCCCTTCCTCGAGCAGGTCGACGGGCTCGTGCTTCCCTCGCGAAGCGAAGGGACGCCGGTGGCGGTGATCGAGGCTCTCGGATGCGGCCTGCCCGTCCTCGCGGCCGCGGTGGGCGGCGTTCCCGATCTGCTGGCGCGGGACTGGATCCGCGACGGGCCCGGGCGCTGGCGGGCGGTGCGGCGGGAGCCCCGCGGGCGGCTGCTTCCCCCCGAGGACACCGAGGCGTGGGCCGCCGCGCTGGCCGGCTTCGCGCGCGAGCCGGGCGCGGTGCCGGGCGATCCACTCGAGCGCCGCGCCTTCGCCCGGACCGTGTTCGACCCCGATCGCCGGGCGGAGGACCTCGCCCGCCTGTACGGGGCGATCGAGGCGGGGATGCCGCGGCCGGCCGCCGCTCCCCGGCGGACCCGGCCCCTCGCCGCGTCTCCCGGCGTGCCGCCGGTGCCCGATCAGCCGCGGCCCGCGGTGTAGGCGGCGATCCGGTCGAAGGCCTCCCCGAGGCGCTCCGGGGGCGGGAGGAAGACGATCCGCACGTGGGCCGTGCCCGGGCGCTGCCCGAACCCGCTCCCGTGCACGAGCACCACGCCGGTTTCGAGGATCAGGTCGCGGACGAACCGGGCGTCGTCACCGTCGGGTAGATCGATCCGGGGAAACGCGTAGAACGCGGCGCGGGGAGGAACGACGCTCCACCCGGGCAGCGCCGCGACCCGCCCGACCAGCAGGTCCCGTCGCTCCCGGAGCTTCGCGTTCGTCCGCTCGACGTGATCCATCGGGCCGAACAGGGCGGGCGCGACGGCGTGCTGGACCGGGTGGCTCGCGCAAAGGCGGGCGCGGGCGAGCCGGAGCATCCCCTCGGCCAGGGGCTCCACGGCGCGCTCCGGCCCGCTCAGGATGCACCAGCCGATCCGCAGCCCCGGTCCCAGCCAGACCTTCGACAGCCCGCCGAAGGTCGCCACGGGCAGGTCGTCCCGCAGAGCGGCCGGCGAGATCATCTCGACCGGGTCGAGCAGCATCCGGTCGTAGATCTCGTCCGACAGGAGGAGGAGGCGGTGGCGGGCGCACAGCTCCAGTACGCGCTCGAGAGCGGCCCGATCCGCCACCGCCCCGGTGGGATTGTTGGGGTGGATCAGTACCAGGGCCCGCGTCCGCGGCCCGATCTTCTCCTCGATCGACTCGGGCGATGGCGACCATCCGCGCTCCTCGTCGAGGTCGTAGGGCACGGCGACCGCCCCGAGCTTGGCGAGGACGGCCGGGTACAAGGGGTAGCCGGGCCGCGGGACGAGAACCTCCTCGCCCGGCTCGAGCAGCGCCGTCAACAGCAGTTCGATCGGCTCCGAAGCGCCGTGCCCGACGATCACGTGCCGGACGCCGGCGATCCCCTTGCGCTCCTCGGCGTCGCGCCGGAT of Acidobacteriota bacterium contains these proteins:
- a CDS encoding PqqD family protein; this translates as MGARTAGPRRRSRRAGPRTSGAEDRVAQPVSGRPARGGRVWRRNPRLAEQVLGGKAVVLHYEGRRVLGLNDTGTLLWTLVDGRRREEEIAAEAGRRLAVPPEEIPAFRDSVFQFFDDLSRRELLVPASMPSRPDPEGPAGAERDAAHRRSGEVPEERR
- a CDS encoding glycosyltransferase; translated protein: MGRPQRPIAVHVVTRLVLGGPTRPVLAGLERLARRGFRTVLVTGVASSHEIEAREILEDYPDLPVLRLRCLVRNPAPHRDARALGTLAAAVRRLQPAVVHTHTAKAGCLGRLAAATGRRRPRVVHTYHGHSMTRAAAGALGPCWRILERLLAARTDLILALSQGQRAELARLLGPRAAARMAVLPLGCELDGGGAGSVPRVSELRPPGGRLLAFLGRGVPVKGLDRLARAHARAAARWPRLLDALRILVAGPVEPGVEREVRRVLAAGGIGERWRFVGPVVRPVPFLEQVDGLVLPSRSEGTPVAVIEALGCGLPVLAAAVGGVPDLLARDWIRDGPGRWRAVRREPRGRLLPPEDTEAWAAALAGFAREPGAVPGDPLERRAFARTVFDPDRRAEDLARLYGAIEAGMPRPAAAPRRTRPLAASPGVPPVPDQPRPAV
- a CDS encoding aminotransferase class I/II-fold pyridoxal phosphate-dependent enzyme — translated: MSAEPIRTSRRIEGVTYAVRDVVLLAREAAARGRDLIYLNIGDPCQFDFRTPEHVTEAIVRALRDGRTSYAPSEGLPEAIEAIRRDAEERKGIAGVRHVIVGHGASEPIELLLTALLEPGEEVLVPRPGYPLYPAVLAKLGAVAVPYDLDEERGWSPSPESIEEKIGPRTRALVLIHPNNPTGAVADRAALERVLELCARHRLLLLSDEIYDRMLLDPVEMISPAALRDDLPVATFGGLSKVWLGPGLRIGWCILSGPERAVEPLAEGMLRLARARLCASHPVQHAVAPALFGPMDHVERTNAKLRERRDLLVGRVAALPGWSVVPPRAAFYAFPRIDLPDGDDARFVRDLILETGVVLVHGSGFGQRPGTAHVRIVFLPPPERLGEAFDRIAAYTAGRG